In Desulfomonile tiedjei DSM 6799, a genomic segment contains:
- a CDS encoding 4Fe-4S dicluster domain-containing protein, with translation MPRYGMAIDTTKCVGCHSCRVACQNQQGLPYNQSFNWIKERERGKFPSFAKEFVPLQCNQCEDAPCQRVCPTGAVYTSPEGIVMVNKDRCVGCKYCMEACPYKVRIVDHHAGIVVKCWFCEDLVKNGGEPACVTTCPTQVRIFGDLDDPSSKVSKFIAAHRAEPLRPDLNTRPKIFYKRS, from the coding sequence ATGCCACGATACGGAATGGCCATAGATACGACGAAATGTGTGGGCTGTCACTCATGCCGGGTGGCTTGCCAGAATCAACAGGGGCTTCCGTACAACCAGTCCTTCAACTGGATAAAGGAAAGAGAACGCGGCAAGTTTCCGTCGTTTGCGAAGGAATTTGTGCCTCTCCAGTGCAACCAGTGCGAGGACGCTCCCTGTCAGCGAGTCTGCCCCACAGGAGCGGTGTACACTTCTCCTGAGGGCATAGTCATGGTCAACAAAGACAGGTGCGTGGGATGCAAGTATTGCATGGAAGCATGCCCGTACAAAGTCAGGATCGTCGATCATCATGCAGGTATCGTTGTCAAGTGCTGGTTCTGCGAAGATCTCGTCAAAAACGGAGGAGAACCGGCATGCGTGACTACATGCCCGACGCAGGTGCGCATTTTTGGAGACCTGGACGATCCGTCCAGCAAAGTCTCCAAATTCATCGCCGCGCATCGAGCTGAACCGCTGCGACCGGACCTGAACACCCGACCCAAAATCTTCTACAAAAGGAGTTGA
- a CDS encoding lysophospholipid acyltransferase family protein, with amino-acid sequence MRRLSLPLFFQFLVFLLVKLLEAALCALPERAANALGRFLGRLGYVLFPDRRKAAIENLTIAFGKEKSRDWIVRTALKSFEHLGLLGVEFFRIRQWSEEEMASHILLKGKEAFDLAMLPGNDGIVLLNSHFGCFEVSAATIKHLGVRLNLVMTPLKNPFISRYMFTRAGKHTGIRTFPHKGVVKEMISRLHQGEMLACLADQRGDAERGIFVNYFGTPAPANEVFAKMAIEGKARILPLCTYRLEDGRYQSIFGEEIHLHLTGDARQDLINVSQQFHDKFEEWIRLDPTQAFWVQRKWRRKQSRRRKKLAKTLQSKPA; translated from the coding sequence ATGCGTCGCCTGAGTCTGCCGCTCTTTTTCCAATTCCTGGTGTTCTTGCTGGTTAAACTTTTGGAAGCAGCGCTGTGTGCTTTGCCCGAGCGGGCAGCCAATGCTCTGGGGCGTTTTCTGGGCAGGTTGGGTTACGTACTCTTTCCTGACCGGCGCAAAGCTGCGATAGAAAACCTCACCATCGCATTTGGCAAGGAAAAAAGCCGTGACTGGATCGTACGCACTGCTCTGAAGAGCTTCGAGCACCTTGGCTTGCTGGGAGTGGAATTTTTCCGGATTCGTCAATGGTCTGAAGAAGAAATGGCATCTCACATTCTCCTCAAAGGAAAAGAAGCATTCGATCTGGCGATGCTTCCCGGAAACGACGGAATTGTACTCCTCAATTCCCATTTCGGATGTTTTGAAGTCAGTGCAGCCACGATAAAGCATCTGGGCGTTAGATTAAATCTGGTGATGACTCCCCTGAAGAATCCGTTCATCTCACGGTACATGTTCACGAGAGCGGGAAAGCACACGGGCATACGCACGTTTCCTCATAAAGGTGTCGTGAAAGAGATGATCTCGCGGCTTCACCAGGGTGAAATGCTCGCCTGTCTTGCCGATCAGAGAGGTGATGCGGAGCGAGGGATCTTTGTGAACTACTTCGGTACCCCGGCTCCGGCAAACGAGGTCTTCGCCAAGATGGCCATAGAAGGCAAAGCTCGCATTCTGCCTCTATGCACGTACAGGCTTGAAGACGGTCGATATCAGAGCATTTTCGGGGAGGAAATCCATTTACATCTGACCGGTGATGCTCGTCAGGACCTGATAAACGTCAGTCAACAATTCCACGACAAATTTGAGGAATGGATAAGGCTGGATCCTACGCAAGCTTTCTGGGTACAACGAAAATGGCGGCGGAAACAATCCCGCAGACGTAAGAAATTGGCGAAAACCTTGCAATCGAAGCCTGCTTGA
- a CDS encoding DUF4347 domain-containing protein yields the protein MVLEQLEERIVLDGAVANAHDVQDQTSHTDLVDSLGWIYVENDWWFNDDGSGWWFNQNTGWWWNQNDEWWFKNDKGFDYWYHGVHQYWAEENSTGAWFWWDDVNDHTWEAAFSWSYDWDNRMWCWNDWNGSQYFRDSSHYFYQSHDSCQIHVNLNGQWYENPEGLPTNIDLYDGNWHQMDAVESFRYGNHYGHWGYEWGSRINGQLYRDVIYYPDESNDHGYSYIYYVSNGQIIGTYLYVSDDVDYLGNGKFLAISIEGHTATCKLWDVSVRPESASDDRFLLEWTGYNMLSDFDYFDDPLRVLFINTTQESSNYKISYLENNTIVFKYWDSSDFTIGELVSDLRSLSQAFARQIDTVAIDDHGYYNVIKIGDDYVSYGQPQTGSGWTSRLVTEYESAFREWGSLMSSDGQIQFYNCYVAGGSGDIGAWSKQLLSTISQYTNADVFANDDLAKVVFDSNTGALVSVENWDADWRSNTSLTFDSLYLWA from the coding sequence ATGGTTTTAGAGCAACTTGAGGAGAGAATCGTTCTTGATGGCGCGGTTGCCAATGCGCATGACGTCCAGGACCAAACGTCTCATACCGATTTGGTGGACAGCCTCGGCTGGATCTATGTCGAGAATGATTGGTGGTTTAATGATGATGGGTCTGGCTGGTGGTTTAACCAAAACACTGGCTGGTGGTGGAATCAAAATGATGAATGGTGGTTCAAGAACGACAAAGGTTTTGATTACTGGTATCACGGGGTTCATCAGTATTGGGCCGAAGAGAATTCAACAGGTGCCTGGTTCTGGTGGGACGATGTGAATGACCACACTTGGGAAGCCGCGTTTAGCTGGTCTTACGACTGGGATAATCGGATGTGGTGCTGGAATGACTGGAATGGAAGCCAATATTTCAGAGATTCATCGCACTATTTTTACCAATCACATGATTCATGTCAGATTCATGTAAATCTAAACGGTCAATGGTATGAAAATCCGGAAGGACTACCGACGAATATAGATTTATATGATGGTAATTGGCACCAAATGGATGCTGTTGAATCATTCAGATACGGGAATCATTACGGACATTGGGGGTATGAATGGGGATCCAGGATAAATGGTCAACTGTATAGAGATGTCATATATTATCCTGACGAATCCAATGACCATGGGTATAGCTATATTTATTATGTTTCTAACGGGCAAATAATAGGAACTTACCTTTATGTCTCAGACGATGTGGACTATTTGGGAAATGGGAAATTTCTGGCCATTAGCATTGAAGGTCATACAGCCACGTGCAAATTATGGGATGTTTCTGTCAGACCAGAAAGTGCCAGTGATGATAGATTCTTATTGGAATGGACCGGCTACAACATGCTATCGGATTTTGATTATTTTGATGATCCTCTTAGGGTTCTGTTCATAAACACGACACAAGAAAGTTCAAATTATAAAATAAGCTACTTGGAAAATAACACTATCGTTTTCAAGTACTGGGACAGCAGTGATTTCACAATCGGCGAACTGGTATCGGATTTGCGGTCGCTCTCTCAGGCTTTTGCTCGCCAAATCGACACAGTAGCAATTGATGATCATGGGTATTACAATGTTATAAAAATTGGAGACGATTACGTTTCTTATGGACAACCACAAACAGGATCAGGCTGGACTTCTCGGCTTGTTACTGAATATGAAAGTGCCTTTCGCGAATGGGGTAGTCTTATGTCTTCGGACGGCCAGATCCAGTTTTATAACTGCTACGTGGCAGGTGGTTCGGGAGATATTGGCGCATGGAGCAAACAATTGCTGTCGACAATATCTCAATATACAAATGCTGACGTGTTCGCTAATGACGATCTCGCTAAAGTTGTCTTTGATTCTAATACGGGGGCATTGGTGTCTGTCGAAAATTGGGACGCTGACTGGAGATCAAACACCAGCCTCACATTTGACTCTCTTTACCTTTGGGCATAA
- a CDS encoding helix-turn-helix domain-containing protein, whose amino-acid sequence MSIIINLDVMLAKRKVKSKELAEYIGITEQNLSLLKTGKVRGIRLSTLNSICEFLNCQPGDILEYRESERSREASD is encoded by the coding sequence ATGTCCATCATAATCAACCTGGACGTAATGCTCGCCAAACGCAAAGTCAAATCAAAAGAATTGGCTGAATATATTGGAATAACAGAGCAAAACTTATCGCTACTCAAAACCGGCAAGGTCAGAGGTATTCGTCTCTCCACCTTGAATTCAATCTGCGAATTTTTGAATTGTCAACCAGGTGATATCCTGGAGTACAGAGAGTCCGAACGTTCTCGAGAAGCATCTGACTGA
- the thiL gene encoding thiamine-phosphate kinase, translating to MHDHERRILLKLKDIGEFGFIDRIAPLGSIRSDGVIKGIGDDCAVLSLAEDNYLLVTTDMLVEKVHFLLEWISAEELGAKSLAVNLSDIAACGGKPLDAFISIAVPDHIEIEWLDGFYRGMAEMARGFDVNLLGGDTTRSAGHLVINVALTGMVHRTELLLRSTAKPGDALVLTGPLGASAASVDLLRHKRIFPEEVEAPLIQAHFSPRPHVHEGRFLARSGVTTAAIDVSDGLSSDLNHICEQSKVGARVYADKLPALPALLTAAQLMNKGPLKWILHGGEDYVLLATVKRESVNALLQEANKEGIVLTVIGEVTDTGNAELVKTDGTVNALFPRGWDHFK from the coding sequence CTGCATGACCATGAGAGGAGAATTCTTCTGAAACTGAAGGATATCGGCGAATTTGGGTTTATCGACCGCATTGCCCCGTTGGGTAGCATCAGATCGGATGGGGTAATCAAAGGGATCGGAGATGACTGTGCAGTCCTATCCCTGGCTGAAGACAACTATCTCCTTGTCACGACCGATATGCTCGTGGAAAAAGTTCATTTTCTGTTGGAATGGATATCGGCTGAAGAACTTGGAGCAAAGTCCCTGGCCGTAAACCTTTCGGACATTGCAGCATGCGGCGGAAAACCGCTCGATGCATTCATCAGCATAGCCGTACCCGATCATATCGAGATTGAATGGCTCGACGGGTTTTACCGCGGAATGGCTGAAATGGCCCGAGGTTTTGACGTGAATCTCCTGGGCGGTGATACAACGCGATCAGCGGGACATCTGGTCATAAACGTGGCATTAACCGGTATGGTCCACCGCACGGAACTGCTGCTTCGGAGCACCGCAAAACCCGGAGATGCTCTTGTGCTCACCGGTCCCCTGGGCGCATCGGCTGCCAGTGTCGATCTGTTGCGGCACAAAAGGATATTTCCGGAAGAAGTAGAAGCACCTTTGATCCAGGCCCATTTCAGCCCCAGACCTCATGTGCATGAAGGACGATTTCTTGCCCGTTCAGGTGTAACGACTGCTGCCATTGACGTGTCGGATGGTTTGTCTTCCGATCTCAATCACATTTGTGAACAGTCCAAAGTCGGAGCACGTGTTTACGCTGACAAACTGCCTGCACTCCCTGCCCTGCTTACTGCGGCTCAATTGATGAACAAAGGTCCTCTCAAGTGGATTCTTCACGGTGGAGAAGATTACGTGCTTCTGGCAACCGTCAAGCGTGAATCCGTGAACGCACTTCTCCAGGAAGCAAACAAAGAAGGTATTGTGCTGACCGTCATCGGAGAGGTGACTGACACCGGAAATGCGGAACTCGTAAAGACCGACGGCACGGTTAACGCGCTCTTCCCCCGCGGATGGGATCACTTCAAATAG
- a CDS encoding molecular chaperone TorD family protein gives MTPVTVTPEIPGPDALSEAADVLSVLLGTIHPIRSDEAEDALETLRLLLGDSRIPMTLLDPGTFEKVWNEQAFVFLQGQRISLEESVYKFWTSETAHPLSNVKGLSWGDPATHMIELFDGFGLQLSDPRVLSPDHLSVLLGFLSFLMRTRPVDEARVFCADHMDWLNELMETVRDHEAPECLLLAINATQSLVRCAAAGYKEICNGR, from the coding sequence ATGACCCCAGTCACAGTCACCCCAGAGATTCCCGGGCCGGACGCATTGTCCGAGGCGGCCGACGTACTTTCGGTGCTTCTGGGTACAATTCATCCGATACGCTCGGATGAAGCTGAAGACGCGCTGGAGACACTTCGTCTTCTGCTGGGAGATTCGCGGATTCCCATGACACTCCTCGACCCGGGCACTTTCGAGAAAGTATGGAACGAGCAGGCATTCGTTTTCCTGCAAGGGCAAAGAATTTCTTTGGAAGAATCTGTGTACAAGTTTTGGACTTCAGAAACTGCCCATCCGCTCTCGAATGTGAAAGGACTGTCATGGGGCGATCCTGCTACCCATATGATCGAACTTTTCGACGGATTCGGCCTACAGTTGAGCGACCCGCGAGTGCTCTCACCGGACCACTTATCGGTGTTGCTCGGATTTCTCTCTTTTTTGATGAGAACACGACCTGTGGACGAAGCACGCGTTTTTTGTGCCGATCATATGGACTGGCTTAACGAATTAATGGAGACCGTTCGAGATCACGAGGCTCCCGAATGTCTACTACTGGCAATCAATGCAACGCAATCTCTCGTGAGATGTGCGGCTGCCGGATACAAGGAGATCTGCAATGGCCGATGA
- a CDS encoding molybdopterin-dependent oxidoreductase: MKKRGITRRKFLIGSAAGGATLLAGSYLTFNSWAAKQNVSEDIRITPTLCDGCGNWCAINVYTKGDKVWKAVGNPIAGNNVGRICAKGHALLHEMYNPDRIRSPLKRVGPNKFEPISWEQAYKEIGAKLAKIKQDHGPESLFWLHYPEGNAPLAQRFMNALGSPNVFSHGATCFLPRNIGWWLTTGSSKPEHDFENSRFILLIGRNPAAGLQLRQLNDMSSAKTRGAKIVVVDPRYSEAASVGQQWIRIRPGTDLALMLAIARVMIKEDLYNKDFVEKYTQGFEEFSKEVEQYTPEWASEKTSIPKQTIVDLARELAAAAPKAVIHRGYHGAMGTQYKNSLQLVRAVACVNGLMGNYNQLGGLYEGPKVKLGKLDKTQHPDPPKVDGPMVDGSTDPERYPITPKGHGLAHAIPELAIQGKLRAGFVYHNNPLRTNPNPARVIEGYKKLDLLVSFDYVLSETASVAHYILPESFYLERDDVVHTNHCYRSKQVAIRQAVVKPLYDTKPMFQILKEMAPHLGIGEYFNFTLEEYSAAQLAPLGVSLDRIKKEGVVDLGGEWKPGEPSFKTPSGKLEFVSSTLQEYNFPAVPTWEEPLVTPDAKDPHSFRLIHGKQAHHTHARTVNQSYLKEITIMNDWGRVWIHPDRAKALGIKDGDCMTVSSSIGKGRVRARVTDGIHPECVFLPSGYGVFAKNLKTGFGYGLSYNDFLPTYFEPVLGHTMSGEIIVRVEKT; the protein is encoded by the coding sequence ATGAAAAAACGAGGCATTACTCGACGTAAGTTCCTTATCGGTTCTGCAGCCGGTGGAGCCACCCTCCTGGCAGGTTCTTACCTCACTTTCAATTCCTGGGCGGCCAAACAGAATGTTTCAGAAGACATTCGGATCACTCCTACCCTTTGTGACGGATGCGGCAACTGGTGCGCAATCAACGTGTACACCAAAGGGGATAAGGTGTGGAAAGCCGTGGGAAACCCCATTGCGGGAAACAATGTGGGGAGAATCTGCGCAAAAGGGCATGCTCTGCTCCATGAAATGTACAATCCTGACCGTATACGTTCGCCACTCAAGAGAGTGGGGCCGAACAAGTTCGAGCCGATTTCGTGGGAGCAGGCGTACAAGGAGATCGGAGCAAAATTGGCCAAGATCAAGCAGGATCACGGGCCAGAATCACTTTTTTGGCTTCATTATCCGGAAGGAAATGCTCCGCTTGCTCAGCGTTTCATGAATGCGCTGGGGTCGCCGAATGTCTTTTCCCATGGCGCCACATGTTTTCTACCGAGAAATATCGGTTGGTGGCTGACTACAGGCAGCAGCAAGCCTGAACACGATTTCGAGAACAGTCGTTTCATCCTCCTCATTGGGAGAAATCCTGCAGCGGGTCTCCAGTTGAGGCAACTCAACGACATGAGTTCCGCAAAAACCCGTGGAGCAAAGATTGTCGTTGTAGACCCGAGATACAGCGAAGCGGCATCTGTCGGTCAACAATGGATACGCATTCGGCCTGGAACCGACCTTGCCCTCATGCTGGCAATAGCCCGTGTAATGATCAAAGAGGATCTGTACAACAAAGATTTCGTGGAGAAATATACACAGGGCTTCGAAGAATTCTCCAAAGAAGTGGAGCAGTACACTCCTGAATGGGCTTCTGAAAAAACCTCTATCCCCAAACAAACGATCGTCGACCTCGCCAGAGAATTGGCCGCAGCAGCACCGAAAGCCGTAATTCATCGCGGATATCACGGCGCCATGGGAACCCAGTACAAGAATAGTCTTCAGTTAGTCCGTGCGGTTGCATGTGTGAACGGTCTTATGGGCAACTATAATCAACTCGGTGGACTGTACGAAGGGCCAAAAGTAAAGCTCGGCAAGTTGGACAAGACGCAACATCCCGACCCACCCAAAGTCGACGGTCCCATGGTTGACGGCAGCACAGATCCGGAGCGATACCCTATCACCCCGAAAGGCCATGGTTTGGCTCACGCTATTCCCGAACTTGCCATCCAGGGGAAACTCAGAGCCGGATTCGTGTATCACAACAACCCGCTCAGGACGAATCCCAACCCGGCTCGAGTCATCGAGGGCTACAAGAAACTCGATCTTCTGGTGAGCTTCGATTATGTGCTGTCCGAAACAGCTTCAGTGGCCCACTACATTCTACCGGAATCCTTTTACCTCGAGCGCGACGACGTGGTTCATACGAACCATTGCTACAGATCCAAACAGGTCGCCATCCGACAGGCTGTAGTAAAACCCCTGTACGATACGAAGCCCATGTTTCAAATTTTGAAAGAAATGGCCCCGCATCTCGGTATCGGCGAATACTTCAACTTCACGCTGGAGGAGTACAGCGCAGCCCAACTTGCACCACTGGGGGTCTCCCTAGATCGAATCAAGAAAGAGGGGGTCGTCGATTTGGGTGGTGAATGGAAACCCGGAGAGCCGTCATTTAAGACTCCCAGCGGAAAACTGGAATTCGTATCCAGCACATTGCAGGAGTACAACTTTCCGGCCGTGCCGACCTGGGAAGAGCCTCTGGTGACACCGGATGCCAAGGACCCTCATTCGTTCAGGCTTATTCACGGCAAACAGGCTCATCATACGCATGCAAGAACCGTGAATCAGAGCTATCTCAAAGAGATCACTATCATGAATGATTGGGGTAGGGTCTGGATACATCCCGATAGAGCTAAAGCACTCGGTATCAAAGACGGTGACTGCATGACCGTCTCGTCCTCTATCGGCAAAGGGCGAGTACGAGCGAGAGTCACCGATGGCATTCATCCGGAATGCGTTTTTCTCCCAAGCGGTTACGGCGTTTTTGCGAAAAACCTGAAAACGGGGTTCGGATACGGCCTCTCGTACAATGATTTTCTCCCCACTTATTTCGAGCCCGTACTGGGCCACACTATGTCAGGGGAAATCATCGTGCGTGTGGAGAAGACGTGA
- the nrfD gene encoding NrfD/PsrC family molybdoenzyme membrane anchor subunit, translated as MPESAWGWLIVVYLFLAGAGAGAFLAAVACDLLAPDWSKALARAGSLAAGPLVAIGTACLVLDLEAGLWQPWRQIYLISNLSSMITWGVIILSAFIPVAFLYAAALNELTVIGRISKKYVRHLEIVGSFLALATAGYTGVLIAVVNGVPFWNTPLMPVLFLASALSTGLSIAMIGAAILDINTIRTLSNFALGHVIFLSIEGAVLMLFIFMSMTRSVEAAASASMLVSGVLSPYFWALVVALGIVIPLVLSVVEYHEYGHMPKYLVIGADLCILIGGMSLRALIIFSGTPPQII; from the coding sequence ATGCCGGAGAGCGCGTGGGGATGGCTTATTGTTGTCTATTTGTTTCTTGCTGGAGCAGGTGCCGGGGCTTTCCTTGCAGCAGTGGCGTGCGATCTTTTGGCTCCGGACTGGTCCAAAGCCCTTGCCCGAGCAGGTTCACTTGCAGCGGGTCCGCTGGTTGCCATTGGCACAGCCTGTCTGGTCCTGGATCTGGAAGCAGGGCTATGGCAGCCCTGGCGTCAGATTTACCTTATTTCCAATCTGAGCAGTATGATCACCTGGGGCGTCATCATATTGTCGGCTTTCATTCCCGTGGCGTTTCTGTATGCCGCGGCTTTGAACGAGCTGACCGTTATTGGGCGAATCTCCAAGAAATATGTCCGACATCTCGAGATCGTCGGTAGCTTCCTTGCCCTGGCTACCGCGGGATACACCGGAGTGCTTATTGCTGTGGTAAATGGTGTTCCATTCTGGAACACTCCTCTGATGCCCGTGTTGTTTCTCGCTTCGGCTTTGTCTACAGGTCTCTCCATTGCCATGATCGGTGCCGCTATCCTGGACATCAACACCATACGAACACTGTCGAATTTCGCATTGGGCCACGTGATTTTCCTCAGCATAGAAGGCGCGGTGCTGATGCTGTTCATTTTCATGTCCATGACCCGGTCTGTCGAAGCCGCGGCTTCCGCGAGCATGCTCGTGTCTGGAGTCTTGAGTCCTTATTTCTGGGCTCTCGTGGTGGCGCTGGGGATCGTTATTCCGCTGGTTTTGAGTGTCGTGGAATATCACGAATACGGCCACATGCCGAAGTATCTCGTTATAGGCGCTGACTTATGCATTTTGATTGGAGGCATGAGTCTCCGAGCGCTGATCATCTTCTCCGGGACACCACCCCAGATAATTTAA
- a CDS encoding DUF2975 domain-containing protein, translated as MENTQRIAVISRKLRLACSGLILCLPFVVAAFWVFFNQVYSSLRMVPLPVRVDHDLSGLTRLLAFSADLIPLAATIYGLLRLRDLFGLYENGLIFTERNVHCFRSLGRTLLVWVGCDIVRYSILSVVLTLENPPGQRLLVVGINSGELAGVFTAIVVLIISWVMEEARKLREDQQLIV; from the coding sequence ATGGAGAACACTCAACGCATTGCAGTGATAAGTCGCAAATTGAGACTGGCTTGTAGTGGCTTGATTTTGTGCCTACCTTTTGTAGTTGCAGCTTTTTGGGTTTTCTTTAACCAGGTTTATTCATCGTTGCGGATGGTTCCCCTGCCTGTTCGCGTGGATCATGACCTTTCCGGCCTGACTCGTCTCCTGGCATTCTCGGCTGACTTGATTCCTTTGGCCGCAACAATTTACGGCCTGCTAAGGCTGAGAGACTTGTTTGGCTTGTACGAAAACGGTTTGATTTTTACTGAACGAAATGTCCATTGTTTCAGGAGCCTGGGGAGGACTCTGCTAGTCTGGGTGGGATGTGACATCGTCCGGTATTCGATTCTGAGCGTTGTCCTTACCCTAGAGAACCCTCCAGGCCAGAGATTGCTGGTAGTAGGTATCAACTCAGGGGAGTTGGCTGGAGTGTTTACAGCCATCGTTGTCCTCATCATTTCCTGGGTAATGGAGGAAGCGAGAAAACTCAGAGAAGATCAGCAGCTTATTGTTTAG